One genomic region from Conexibacter woesei DSM 14684 encodes:
- a CDS encoding ABC transporter ATP-binding protein, with product MTNSTIPPAAPPRDRHRILALFRPYRWRLALVLGLIVFSAALSMVSPFLLREVLDVAIPQQRTGLLSALVGGMIAIAIATGALSVAQTYLSNIVGQQVMHDLRAAVYRHLQRLSLAFFTRTRTGEVQSRISNDIGGIDNVVTSTATSIASNITTVAATIVAMIVLDWRLAAFSLALLPFFVWLTRRVGQERKRITSTMQGRMADLSSLVEESLSVSGILLGKTMGRGGDLAERFARQSEDLADLQVRSRMAGRWRMATVQMTFAIMPAAVYWFAGQTVIGSGPAISIGTVVAFTTLQTRLLFPIGQLLSVSVDMQTSLALFERIFEYLDLPVDIAEAADPVVLRPQEVLGEVRFAGAGFRYAPDGPWTLDDVDLVVPAGTRTAIVGETGAGKTTLGYLVARLYEVERGSVTIDGVDVRDASLASLAATVGVVSQETYLFHASIRENLRFAAPEATDEEIEAAARSARIHDLIASLPDGYDAVVGERGYRFSGGEKQRIAIARTLLRNPPVLVLDEATSALDTQTEQAVQAALERLAEGRTTITIAHRLSTVRDADQIVVLDRGRIAERGRHEELLARGGAYAALVARDHAGEPA from the coding sequence GTGACGAACAGCACGATCCCGCCGGCAGCCCCGCCGCGCGACCGCCACCGGATCCTCGCGCTCTTCCGCCCGTACCGCTGGCGGCTGGCGCTCGTGCTGGGGCTGATCGTCTTCTCCGCCGCGCTCAGCATGGTCTCGCCGTTCCTGCTGCGCGAGGTGCTCGACGTCGCGATCCCGCAGCAGCGGACCGGGCTGCTGAGCGCGCTCGTCGGCGGGATGATCGCGATCGCGATCGCGACCGGCGCGCTCTCGGTCGCGCAGACGTACCTGTCGAACATCGTCGGCCAGCAGGTGATGCACGACCTCCGCGCCGCCGTCTACCGCCACCTGCAGCGGCTCTCGCTGGCGTTCTTCACACGCACGCGCACGGGCGAGGTGCAGTCGCGCATCTCCAACGACATCGGCGGGATCGACAACGTCGTCACGAGCACGGCGACGTCGATCGCCTCCAACATCACGACGGTCGCGGCGACGATCGTCGCGATGATCGTGCTCGACTGGCGGCTCGCCGCCTTCTCGCTCGCGCTGCTGCCGTTCTTCGTCTGGCTGACGCGCCGCGTCGGCCAGGAGCGCAAGCGGATCACGAGCACGATGCAGGGCCGGATGGCCGACCTCTCCTCGCTCGTGGAGGAGTCGCTGTCGGTCTCCGGGATCCTGCTCGGCAAGACGATGGGCCGCGGCGGCGACCTCGCGGAGCGCTTCGCGCGCCAGTCCGAGGACCTCGCCGACCTCCAGGTGCGCTCGCGGATGGCGGGCCGCTGGCGGATGGCGACGGTGCAGATGACGTTCGCGATCATGCCGGCCGCCGTCTACTGGTTCGCGGGCCAGACGGTGATCGGCAGCGGGCCGGCGATCTCGATCGGCACCGTCGTCGCGTTCACGACGCTGCAGACGCGGCTGCTGTTCCCGATCGGCCAGCTGCTGTCGGTCAGCGTCGACATGCAGACCTCGCTCGCGCTGTTCGAGCGGATCTTCGAGTACCTCGACCTGCCCGTCGACATCGCGGAAGCGGCCGATCCGGTGGTGCTGCGGCCGCAGGAGGTGCTCGGCGAGGTGCGCTTCGCGGGCGCCGGCTTCCGCTACGCGCCGGACGGGCCGTGGACGCTGGACGACGTCGACCTGGTGGTGCCGGCCGGCACCCGCACGGCGATCGTCGGCGAAACCGGCGCGGGCAAGACGACGCTCGGCTACCTCGTGGCGCGCCTCTACGAGGTCGAGCGCGGCAGCGTCACGATCGACGGGGTCGACGTGCGCGACGCGAGCCTCGCGTCGCTGGCGGCGACGGTCGGCGTCGTCTCGCAGGAGACCTACCTGTTCCACGCGTCGATCCGTGAGAACCTGCGCTTCGCCGCACCGGAGGCGACCGACGAGGAGATCGAGGCGGCCGCGCGCAGCGCCCGCATCCACGACCTGATCGCCTCGCTGCCCGACGGCTACGACGCCGTCGTCGGCGAGCGCGGCTACCGCTTCTCCGGCGGCGAGAAACAGCGGATCGCGATCGCGCGGACGCTGCTGCGCAACCCGCCCGTGCTCGTGCTCGACGAGGCGACCAGCGCGCTCGACACGCAGACCGAGCAGGCGGTCCAGGCGGCGCTCGAACGGCTCGCCGAGGGCCGCACGACGATCACGATCGCGCACCGTCTCTCGACCGTCCGCGACGCCGACCAGATCGTCGTGCTCGACAGAGGCCGGATCGCCGAACGCGGGCGGCACGAGGAGCTGCTGGCGCGCGGCGGGGCGTACGCGGCGCTGGTCGCCCGCGACCACGCCGGCGAGCCGGCCTGA
- a CDS encoding SAM-dependent methyltransferase, which produces MPFAVTAPLRREVERAFPDRPFTIRFWDGTEVPSTAPGGPVFTVRSPAAVAHALRAPGQLGIGRAYVTGDVAVDDIDLAMRLLQTWKPAAVDGRTQARLMVAAARAVGVTRPPRKPVAELILSGKRHTRERDAEAVRHHYDVSNDFFRLFLGDAMTYSCAIFSRGASTLEEAQETKLDLVASKLGLREGERVLDVGCGWGSFALHAAERYGVEVVGITLSPSQAALARERVAAAGLSDRVEIRLQDYRELGGEQFDAISSIGMVEHVGETQIDEYARVLAAALKPGGRLLNHGITRQRHGEPEAGPFSDRYVFPDGEPLQLSRVLLALERAGFVTQHVDGFANDYAETLKHWYERLDANLPEATRLAGEERIRVWRLYLRAARNGFRTGFTGIYQVRAQLPAEDVLPGQTPAGADGRRETAQA; this is translated from the coding sequence ATGCCCTTCGCCGTGACCGCGCCGCTCCGCCGCGAAGTCGAGCGCGCCTTCCCCGACCGTCCGTTCACGATCCGTTTCTGGGACGGCACCGAGGTGCCGTCCACCGCCCCCGGCGGGCCCGTCTTCACGGTCCGCTCTCCCGCCGCCGTCGCGCACGCGCTGCGCGCGCCCGGCCAGCTCGGCATCGGCCGCGCCTACGTCACCGGCGACGTCGCGGTCGACGACATCGACCTCGCGATGAGACTGCTGCAGACGTGGAAGCCGGCCGCGGTCGACGGCCGCACGCAGGCGAGGCTGATGGTCGCCGCCGCACGCGCCGTCGGCGTCACGCGCCCGCCGAGAAAGCCTGTCGCCGAGCTGATCCTCAGCGGCAAGCGTCACACGCGCGAGCGCGACGCGGAGGCGGTGCGCCACCACTACGACGTCTCCAACGATTTCTTCCGCCTCTTCCTCGGCGACGCGATGACGTACTCGTGCGCGATCTTCTCGCGCGGGGCGAGCACGCTCGAGGAGGCGCAGGAGACGAAGCTCGACCTCGTCGCCTCGAAGCTCGGGCTGAGAGAGGGCGAGCGCGTGCTCGACGTCGGCTGCGGCTGGGGCAGCTTCGCGCTGCACGCGGCCGAGCGCTACGGCGTCGAAGTCGTCGGGATCACCCTCTCCCCCTCGCAGGCGGCGCTGGCACGCGAGCGCGTCGCCGCGGCCGGCCTCTCCGATCGCGTCGAGATCCGCCTGCAGGACTACCGCGAGCTGGGTGGGGAGCAGTTCGACGCGATCTCCTCGATCGGCATGGTCGAGCACGTCGGCGAGACGCAGATCGACGAGTACGCGCGCGTGCTCGCGGCCGCGCTGAAGCCGGGCGGGCGGCTGCTCAACCACGGCATCACCCGCCAGCGCCACGGCGAGCCCGAGGCGGGGCCGTTCTCCGACCGCTACGTCTTCCCCGACGGCGAGCCGCTGCAGCTCTCGCGCGTGCTGCTCGCGCTGGAGCGGGCAGGCTTCGTGACCCAGCACGTCGACGGCTTCGCCAACGACTACGCCGAGACGCTGAAGCACTGGTACGAGCGGCTCGACGCGAACCTGCCGGAGGCGACCCGCCTCGCCGGCGAGGAGCGGATCCGCGTCTGGCGGCTGTACCTGCGCGCCGCCCGCAACGGCTTCCGCACCGGCTTCACCGGCATCTACCAGGTCCGCGCCCAGCTGCCCGCCGAGGACGTCCTGCCGGGCCAGACGCCGGCCGGCGCGGACGGGCGGCGGGAGACGGCTCAGGCGTAG
- a CDS encoding alpha/beta fold hydrolase, whose product MGRFELQEMRLHGHRIAYRAGGSGPVIVLVHGITSTSATWDAVMGPLSRRFTVIAPDLLGHGGSAKPRGDYSLGAYASGVRDLLVALGHERATFVGHSLGGGVAMQLAYQFPERCERLVLVGSGGLGREVSILLRASTLPGSDVVLPLLVNRYLLDAGRLAATLLGRVGLRAGTDVAEIARGHASLADRDARAAFIHTLRTIVDAGGQRVDARDRLYLAEHVPFLIVWGERDAIIPVRHGRDAHALVPSSRLEVFERAGHFPHVDEPARFIELLEDFVDTTEPATVEPEEWRELLRIGRAA is encoded by the coding sequence ATGGGTCGTTTCGAGCTGCAGGAGATGCGCCTGCACGGCCACCGGATCGCCTACCGCGCCGGCGGCAGCGGGCCGGTGATCGTGCTCGTGCACGGGATCACCTCGACGTCGGCGACGTGGGACGCGGTGATGGGGCCGCTGTCGCGCCGCTTCACCGTGATCGCGCCGGACCTGCTCGGCCACGGCGGCTCGGCGAAGCCGCGCGGCGACTACTCGCTCGGCGCCTACGCGAGCGGGGTGCGTGACCTGCTCGTCGCGCTCGGCCACGAGCGCGCCACGTTCGTCGGCCACTCGCTCGGCGGCGGCGTCGCGATGCAGCTCGCCTACCAGTTCCCGGAGCGCTGCGAGCGGCTCGTGCTCGTCGGCAGCGGCGGGTTGGGGCGGGAGGTCAGCATCCTGCTGCGCGCCTCGACGCTGCCGGGCTCCGACGTCGTGCTGCCGCTGCTCGTCAACCGCTACCTGCTCGACGCCGGCCGCCTCGCCGCGACGCTGCTCGGCAGAGTCGGCCTGCGGGCCGGCACCGACGTCGCCGAGATCGCCCGCGGCCACGCGTCGCTGGCGGACCGCGACGCGCGCGCCGCGTTCATCCACACGCTGCGCACGATCGTCGACGCCGGCGGCCAGCGGGTCGACGCGCGCGACCGCCTCTACCTCGCCGAGCACGTCCCGTTCCTGATCGTCTGGGGCGAGCGCGACGCGATCATCCCCGTCCGGCACGGTCGTGACGCGCACGCGCTCGTGCCGTCGAGCCGGCTGGAGGTGTTCGAGCGCGCCGGCCACTTCCCGCACGTGGACGAGCCGGCGCGCTTCATCGAGCTGCTGGAGGACTTCGTCGACACGACGGAACCCGCGACGGTCGAGCCGGAGGAGTGGCGCGAGCTGCTGCGCATCGGCCGCGCCGCCTGA
- a CDS encoding MMPL family transporter, translated as MFNALSRLATRRPRAVLLATIVLFAAALAAGSGLADRLGNGGTDDPASESSRAAAVLDARFPASRPNLTLLLDAGARGVDDAAVARQGRALAARLAAEPGVAAVSSYWQTGAPGMRSRDGERALLVARLAGDERAQDDAFRRLAPAYRGAHNDVEVQLGGRSALRAELQRTIRDDLLRAELIVLPITLAILVLVFGSAVAALLPLGVGIIAIVGTMAVLRAITGFTDVSIFAMNLTTALGLGLAIDYGLLIVRRYREELAGGAEPRAAVATTLGTAGRTVLFSAVTVAIALASMLVFPLYFLRSFAYAGISVVLLAAAAALIVLPALLTVLGPRVDALDVRRLLPGRRRRAARASRAAAGGVAPGGAAAGGAAAGGAAAGGAGAAGGAWYRHAERVMRRAPAVFVATVALLVLVGLPFLGVEFGTADDRQLPAGAEPRLVSDALRSGFDGNPGGGLHVAAQLPGGANGADGRAALAAYATRVSALPGVERVEAPAGSYAGGRLVRPAADPARTNGNVASLSIVPATTVADSTAASMRLVNAVRAQEGDGLRTLVAGPAADVADTRAAIGAKLPIAIAIVALATLVIVFLLTGSVVLPLQAVFANALSLTAMLGAIVFVFQDGNLGGLLGFTATGSIETALPVLMFCIAFGLSMDYGIFLLARAKEEHDRSGDNRVAVATALQRTGGVVTAAAVILALVFVAIGTSQIMNMKMMGLGIALAVIIDATVVRSLLVPAMMALSGRWTWWAPAPLRRLHERIGLREEAPPPAVGAAG; from the coding sequence ATGTTCAACGCGCTGTCCCGCCTCGCCACGCGCCGGCCGCGGGCCGTCCTGCTCGCGACCATCGTGCTGTTCGCCGCGGCGCTCGCCGCGGGCTCGGGGCTCGCGGACCGGCTCGGCAACGGCGGCACCGACGACCCGGCCTCGGAGTCTTCGCGCGCCGCGGCGGTCCTCGACGCGCGCTTCCCCGCCAGCCGCCCGAACCTGACGCTGCTGCTCGATGCCGGCGCCCGCGGGGTCGACGACGCGGCGGTCGCGCGGCAGGGGCGGGCGCTGGCCGCGAGGCTGGCCGCCGAGCCGGGCGTCGCCGCGGTCTCGTCGTATTGGCAGACAGGCGCGCCCGGGATGAGATCGCGCGACGGCGAGCGGGCGCTGCTCGTGGCGCGCCTGGCCGGCGACGAGCGCGCCCAGGACGACGCGTTCAGACGGCTCGCGCCCGCCTACCGCGGCGCGCACAACGACGTCGAGGTGCAGCTCGGCGGACGCTCGGCGCTGCGAGCCGAGCTGCAGAGAACGATCAGAGACGACCTCCTCAGAGCCGAGCTGATCGTGCTGCCGATCACGCTCGCGATCCTCGTGCTCGTCTTCGGCAGCGCGGTCGCCGCGCTGCTCCCGCTCGGCGTCGGGATCATCGCGATCGTCGGCACGATGGCGGTCCTGAGAGCGATCACCGGCTTCACCGACGTCTCGATCTTCGCGATGAACCTGACGACGGCGCTCGGGCTCGGGCTCGCGATCGACTACGGGCTGCTGATCGTGCGGCGCTACCGCGAGGAGCTGGCCGGCGGCGCCGAGCCGCGCGCGGCCGTCGCGACGACGCTGGGGACCGCCGGGCGCACCGTGCTGTTCTCCGCCGTCACGGTCGCGATCGCGCTCGCGTCGATGCTCGTCTTCCCGCTCTACTTCCTGCGCTCGTTCGCCTACGCCGGCATCTCGGTCGTGCTGCTCGCAGCGGCCGCCGCACTGATCGTGCTGCCGGCGCTGCTGACGGTCCTCGGCCCGCGCGTCGACGCGCTCGACGTGCGCAGGCTGCTGCCGGGCCGGCGCCGGCGCGCAGCGCGAGCGAGCCGCGCGGCTGCGGGCGGGGTGGCGCCGGGCGGCGCGGCTGCGGGCGGGGCAGCGGCGGGCGGCGCGGCTGCGGGCGGCGCGGGCGCGGCGGGCGGGGCCTGGTACCGCCACGCCGAGCGCGTGATGCGCCGCGCGCCGGCCGTCTTCGTCGCGACCGTCGCGCTGCTCGTGCTCGTCGGGCTGCCGTTCCTCGGCGTCGAGTTCGGCACCGCCGACGACCGCCAGCTGCCGGCCGGGGCCGAGCCGCGCCTCGTCTCCGACGCGCTGCGCAGCGGCTTCGACGGCAACCCGGGCGGCGGGCTGCACGTCGCCGCGCAGCTGCCCGGCGGCGCGAACGGCGCGGACGGACGGGCCGCGCTCGCCGCCTACGCGACGCGCGTCTCGGCGCTGCCCGGCGTCGAGCGCGTCGAGGCGCCCGCCGGCTCCTACGCCGGCGGCCGGCTCGTGCGACCCGCCGCCGATCCCGCCCGCACCAACGGGAACGTCGCAAGCCTCTCGATCGTCCCCGCCACGACGGTCGCCGACAGCACCGCCGCGAGCATGCGGCTGGTGAACGCGGTGCGCGCGCAGGAGGGCGACGGTCTGCGCACGCTCGTCGCCGGGCCGGCGGCCGACGTCGCCGACACGCGTGCGGCGATCGGCGCGAAGCTGCCGATCGCGATCGCGATCGTCGCGCTCGCCACGCTCGTGATCGTCTTCCTGCTGACGGGGAGCGTCGTGCTGCCGCTGCAGGCGGTGTTCGCGAACGCGCTCAGCCTCACCGCGATGCTCGGCGCGATCGTCTTCGTCTTCCAGGACGGCAACCTCGGCGGCCTGCTCGGCTTCACCGCGACCGGCTCGATCGAGACCGCGCTGCCCGTGCTGATGTTCTGCATCGCGTTCGGGCTCTCGATGGACTACGGCATCTTCCTGCTCGCGCGCGCGAAGGAGGAGCACGATCGCAGCGGCGACAACCGCGTCGCGGTCGCGACCGCGCTGCAGCGGACCGGCGGCGTCGTGACCGCCGCCGCGGTGATCCTCGCGCTCGTCTTCGTCGCGATCGGGACGTCGCAGATCATGAACATGAAGATGATGGGACTCGGGATCGCGCTCGCCGTGATCATCGACGCGACGGTCGTGCGCTCCCTGCTGGTCCCGGCGATGATGGCGCTGAGCGGGCGCTGGACGTGGTGGGCGCCCGCGCCGCTGCGGCGGCTGCACGAGCGGATCGGGCTGCGGGAGGAGGCGCCGCCGCCCGCCGTCGGCGCGGCAGGCTGA
- a CDS encoding low molecular weight protein-tyrosine-phosphatase — MTRILFVCMGNICRSPTAEAVMTRLVADAGLAGEVTIESAGTGGWHVGNAPDARATAAAGVRGFAMQSVAQQVSARDFGAFDLLIAMDRDNVRNLARLAPDAEAAAKVRLLREFDPASAGAPDLDVPDPYYGGDDGFEHVLDLVEAACAGLLDELRRARA; from the coding sequence GTGACGCGGATCCTGTTCGTCTGCATGGGCAACATCTGCCGCTCGCCGACGGCGGAGGCGGTGATGACGCGGCTCGTCGCCGACGCCGGGCTGGCCGGCGAGGTGACGATCGAGAGCGCGGGCACGGGCGGCTGGCACGTCGGCAACGCGCCCGACGCACGCGCGACCGCCGCGGCTGGCGTGCGCGGGTTCGCGATGCAGAGCGTCGCGCAGCAGGTCTCGGCACGTGACTTCGGCGCCTTCGACCTGCTGATCGCGATGGACCGCGACAACGTCCGCAACCTGGCCCGGCTGGCGCCGGACGCGGAGGCGGCCGCGAAGGTGCGGCTTCTGCGCGAGTTCGACCCGGCCAGCGCGGGGGCGCCCGACCTCGACGTGCCGGACCCGTACTACGGCGGCGACGACGGCTTCGAGCACGTGCTCGACCTCGTCGAGGCGGCGTGCGCGGGCCTGCTCGACGAGCTGCGCCGCGCGCGAGCGTGA
- a CDS encoding sulfatase family protein: MKAGRASLAAFAAAALLCMLAARPAGAQVAPPAQPNIVFVLADDLSWDLVEHMPNVQRLRRDGVTFSDYVVTDSLCCPSRASILTGRYPHNTGIYRNSGADGGFLAFRARGLEQATFATALQAAGYRTALMGKYMNQYSPGRVRDALGRPYVPPGWTDWRVAGNGYPGYGYRLTSGEGVERRGHAAQDYLTDVLRRDAIGFVSGAVAAGQPFLLQLSTFAPHTPATPAPRDEDRFGNAMAPRTASFDEADLSDKPRWLRGHPPLTAAQQWRIDDLFRERVRSVQAVDRAIGRLREQLRRLGVARSTYVVFSSDNGFHMGQHRLTPGKLTAYDADVRVPLIVAGPGVPAGATVSEIAENVDLCPTFSELGGAVAPAGVDGRSLVPLLHGSPVAEWREAALIEHRGTVTSPADPDFPERGSGNPPTYEALRTRDALYVEYADGERELYDRRVDPDELDNIAAEAPPERLARLSAALRAMRTCAGPGCRGAAPLGTGVLTP; encoded by the coding sequence ATGAAGGCCGGCCGTGCCTCCCTGGCCGCGTTCGCCGCGGCCGCACTGCTCTGCATGCTCGCCGCGCGCCCGGCCGGCGCGCAGGTCGCCCCGCCCGCGCAGCCGAACATCGTCTTCGTGCTCGCCGACGACCTGTCGTGGGATCTCGTCGAGCACATGCCGAACGTCCAGCGGCTGCGGCGCGACGGCGTCACCTTCTCCGACTACGTCGTGACCGACTCGCTCTGCTGCCCGTCGCGCGCGTCGATCCTGACGGGCAGATATCCGCACAACACCGGCATCTACCGCAACAGCGGCGCGGACGGCGGCTTCCTCGCGTTCCGCGCGCGGGGGCTGGAGCAGGCGACGTTCGCGACCGCGCTGCAGGCGGCCGGCTACCGCACCGCGCTGATGGGCAAGTACATGAACCAGTACAGCCCGGGGCGCGTGCGCGACGCGCTCGGCCGCCCGTACGTGCCGCCGGGCTGGACCGACTGGCGCGTCGCGGGCAACGGCTATCCCGGCTACGGCTACCGGCTGACGAGCGGCGAGGGCGTCGAGCGGCGCGGCCACGCGGCGCAGGACTACCTGACCGACGTGCTGCGCCGCGACGCGATCGGCTTCGTCTCCGGCGCGGTCGCGGCGGGGCAGCCGTTCCTGCTGCAGCTGTCGACGTTCGCGCCGCACACGCCGGCGACACCGGCGCCGCGCGACGAGGACCGCTTCGGCAACGCGATGGCGCCGCGGACCGCGTCGTTCGACGAGGCCGACCTCTCGGACAAGCCGCGCTGGCTGCGCGGCCACCCGCCGCTGACCGCCGCGCAGCAGTGGCGGATCGACGACCTCTTCCGCGAGCGCGTCCGCTCCGTGCAGGCGGTCGACCGCGCGATCGGCCGGCTGCGCGAGCAGCTGCGCCGGCTCGGCGTCGCCCGCAGCACGTACGTCGTCTTCAGCTCCGACAACGGCTTCCACATGGGTCAGCACCGCCTCACGCCCGGCAAGCTGACGGCGTACGACGCCGACGTGCGCGTGCCGCTGATCGTCGCAGGGCCGGGGGTGCCGGCGGGGGCGACGGTGTCCGAGATCGCCGAGAACGTCGACCTCTGCCCGACCTTCTCGGAGCTGGGCGGGGCGGTCGCGCCGGCGGGCGTGGACGGGCGCAGCCTCGTGCCCCTGCTGCATGGGAGCCCGGTCGCCGAATGGCGCGAGGCGGCGCTGATCGAGCATCGCGGGACGGTGACCTCGCCGGCGGACCCGGACTTCCCGGAGCGCGGCAGCGGCAACCCGCCGACGTACGAGGCGCTGCGCACGCGCGACGCTCTCTACGTCGAGTACGCCGACGGCGAGCGCGAGCTCTACGATCGCCGGGTGGATCCCGACGAGCTGGACAACATCGCCGCGGAGGCGCCGCCCGAGCGGCTCGCGCGGCTGTCGGCCGCGCTGCGGGCGATGCGGACGTGCGCCGGCCCCGGCTGCCGTGGTGCCGCGCCGCTGGGGACCGGGGTGCTGACCCCGTGA
- a CDS encoding NAD-dependent epimerase/dehydratase family protein, whose protein sequence is MGTGSTRGATLVTGAGGCIGAWIVRQLVAAGQPVVAFDLRADARRLGLLLDERELAQVTWVEGDITDLGVVERALDEHGVGAVIHLAALQAPFCRANPPLGASVNVVGTVNLLEAISHRRDRIPGPFVYASSVAAADDEGGVPSTVYGVYKRACEGAADVYRREQGLASIGLRPHTVYGPGRDQGFTSAPTLAMIAAAAGTPYEIPFTGRVTMQYAPDVAAAFVAAADAAGYDGSGVFDLPGATVSVEEIVAAIAVAAPDGVAGLSAAGAALPFPPEVEPDPDAPFADALATTPLADGVADAVARFTRLLADGRVEPPAAG, encoded by the coding sequence ATGGGCACGGGGAGCACGCGGGGCGCGACGCTCGTCACCGGCGCGGGCGGCTGCATCGGCGCGTGGATCGTGCGGCAGCTCGTCGCCGCCGGGCAGCCGGTCGTCGCATTCGACCTGCGCGCGGACGCACGCCGGCTCGGCCTGCTGCTGGACGAGCGGGAGCTGGCGCAGGTCACCTGGGTCGAGGGCGACATCACCGACCTCGGCGTCGTCGAGCGGGCGCTCGACGAGCACGGGGTCGGCGCGGTGATCCACCTCGCCGCGCTGCAGGCGCCGTTCTGCCGCGCGAACCCGCCGCTCGGCGCGAGCGTCAACGTCGTCGGCACGGTCAACCTGCTGGAGGCGATCTCGCACCGGCGCGACCGCATCCCGGGTCCGTTCGTGTACGCCTCCTCCGTCGCCGCGGCCGACGACGAGGGCGGCGTGCCGTCGACGGTCTACGGCGTCTACAAGCGCGCCTGCGAGGGCGCGGCCGACGTCTACCGGCGCGAGCAGGGCCTCGCCAGCATCGGCCTGCGGCCCCACACCGTCTACGGGCCGGGACGCGACCAGGGCTTCACGTCCGCACCGACGCTCGCGATGATCGCGGCCGCCGCCGGCACGCCGTACGAGATCCCCTTCACGGGCCGCGTGACGATGCAGTACGCGCCCGACGTCGCGGCCGCGTTCGTCGCCGCCGCCGACGCCGCCGGATACGACGGCTCCGGCGTCTTCGACCTGCCGGGCGCGACCGTCTCGGTGGAGGAGATCGTCGCCGCGATCGCCGTCGCCGCGCCGGACGGCGTCGCCGGCCTCAGCGCCGCCGGCGCGGCGCTGCCGTTCCCGCCGGAGGTCGAGCCCGACCCCGACGCGCCGTTCGCCGACGCGCTCGCGACGACGCCGCTGGCCGACGGCGTCGCCGACGCGGTCGCGCGCTTCACCCGCCTGCTGGCGGACGGGCGGGTCGAGCCGCCCGCCGCCGGCTGA
- a CDS encoding MarR family winged helix-turn-helix transcriptional regulator, with product MAFATSESPSARVASPLRGLASYRLIKLGKLVDIAVDRALSSLGVKSRHFHVLAVIAEGASLSQQEMSRMLDIDPNVMVGLIDDLEEAGLAERTRNPADRRRHVVVITRKGSELLRDGLERGAAFEDELLAALDPDERAALEAASAKLLDALLPTPVSNPRPEG from the coding sequence ATGGCATTCGCCACCTCCGAGTCCCCGTCCGCCCGCGTCGCCTCGCCGCTGCGCGGGCTCGCCAGCTACCGGCTGATCAAGCTCGGCAAGCTCGTCGACATCGCCGTCGACCGGGCGCTCTCCTCGCTCGGCGTCAAGTCGCGCCACTTCCACGTGCTCGCGGTCATCGCCGAGGGGGCGTCGCTCTCGCAGCAGGAGATGAGCCGGATGCTCGACATCGATCCGAACGTCATGGTCGGGCTGATCGACGACCTCGAAGAGGCCGGTCTCGCGGAGCGCACGCGCAATCCTGCCGACCGCCGCCGCCACGTCGTCGTGATCACGCGCAAGGGCAGCGAGCTGTTGAGAGACGGCCTGGAGCGCGGCGCGGCGTTCGAGGACGAGCTGCTCGCGGCACTCGATCCGGACGAGCGCGCGGCGCTGGAGGCGGCGAGCGCGAAGCTGCTCGACGCGCTGCTGCCGACCCCTGTATCTAACCCTCGACCTGAGGGTTAG
- a CDS encoding fructosamine kinase family protein, producing MSAPLADALATALGRPVARLTPIARGDLNDAYVATLADGERVFVKTSADAAVGGYAAEAEGLAWLADADALPLPRVLAVGDGAASPAPAAPHAPAASHAPAASHAPAASPAPVAPRFLALEWIDAGPATAAADEALGRGLAALHAAGAPQFGGPADTLRIGPLALPNAPAPDWPEFYATRRLLPLARGAADRGALPPGTEALLDRVIERMPALAGPPEPPARAHGDLWGGNVLTDRAGRPWLIDPAAHGAHRELDLAMLRLFGGPYQRCFAAYEEVAPLAPGAQERVALWQLAPLLLHAVLFGGGYGERAAQILRRYA from the coding sequence GTGAGCGCACCGCTCGCCGACGCGCTCGCCACCGCCCTCGGGCGCCCGGTCGCCCGCCTGACGCCGATCGCCCGCGGCGACCTCAACGACGCGTACGTGGCGACGCTCGCGGACGGGGAGCGCGTGTTCGTCAAGACGAGCGCCGACGCCGCGGTGGGAGGGTACGCCGCCGAGGCGGAGGGGCTGGCGTGGCTTGCGGACGCCGACGCGCTCCCACTCCCGCGCGTGCTGGCGGTCGGCGACGGCGCGGCGTCGCCCGCTCCCGCCGCGCCGCACGCTCCCGCGGCGTCGCACGCTCCCGCGGCGTCGCACGCTCCCGCGGCGTCGCCGGCTCCCGTGGCGCCCCGCTTCCTCGCGCTCGAATGGATCGACGCCGGCCCTGCCACCGCGGCGGCCGACGAGGCGCTCGGCCGCGGCCTCGCGGCGCTCCACGCGGCCGGTGCGCCGCAGTTCGGCGGCCCCGCCGACACGCTCCGGATCGGCCCGCTGGCGCTGCCGAACGCACCCGCGCCCGACTGGCCGGAGTTCTACGCGACGCGGCGCCTGCTGCCGCTCGCCAGAGGCGCCGCCGACCGCGGCGCGCTCCCGCCCGGAACCGAAGCCCTCCTCGACCGCGTTATCGAGCGCATGCCCGCGCTGGCCGGCCCGCCGGAGCCGCCGGCCCGCGCGCACGGCGACCTCTGGGGCGGCAACGTGCTGACCGACCGCGCCGGACGGCCGTGGCTGATCGACCCCGCCGCGCACGGCGCGCATCGCGAGCTGGACCTCGCGATGCTGCGCCTCTTCGGCGGTCCCTACCAGCGCTGCTTCGCCGCCTACGAGGAGGTCGCGCCGCTCGCCCCCGGCGCGCAGGAGCGCGTCGCGCTCTGGCAGCTCGCCCCGCTCCTGCTCCACGCCGTCCTCTTCGGCGGCGGCTACGGCGAGCGCGCCGCGCAGATCCTGCGCCGCTACGCCTGA